The DNA sequence aagTTTAATTCCACCCATAGTTCACTAATCACTAGTATATAAACATATCAATACAACGAACTATACCATAGAAAACAAAGCAATAATCTCTTATATACTATACTACTTCACTACCATCAAAATTAGTGTGAAAATGACTTCTTGGTGGAAAAAGTCGATCTTCATCGCTCTCATCGTTGCGATCGCCATTCCAACTTCGTTGGCCCACAAACGACGATCCCGAAGATGGGATGACTCAAACTCAGACGATGCGGAACAGTACTTGAGAGATCTTTGCTCTGAAACCGATAGATCAGACGCGTGTTTTAACATCGTTAAATCGGAATTACACCGATTTAACCACATTATTGGAGACATCAATGACAAAATAATCGACTTGGCCTTGGAAAAATCCAAGGAATTCCGAGATCAGCTCAAACAGTGGCACAAAGACTCCAACGACgagagattgaagaagaagtaTCGTTCGTGCTCCTCCAATTAC is a window from the Salvia hispanica cultivar TCC Black 2014 chromosome 1, UniMelb_Shisp_WGS_1.0, whole genome shotgun sequence genome containing:
- the LOC125210930 gene encoding pectinesterase inhibitor-like, with the translated sequence MTSWWKKSIFIALIVAIAIPTSLAHKRRSRRWDDSNSDDAEQYLRDLCSETDRSDACFNIVKSELHRFNHIIGDINDKIIDLALEKSKEFRDQLKQWHKDSNDERLKKKYRSCSSNYNDINRDLQELQRNLDSDDDRKTSDLIKDIEHELDECKREFGRGSFDPGHVEDRNNELGIYFDLVRVAIDRLEDFYKETNHQ